GGTTACGAAAAGGATCCTCACCGGGACATCTGGCCCTGGCGCGACTGGGTGATCCGGGCGTTCAACGACGATCTGCCCTTCGACCAGTTCACCGTCCGTCAACTGGCAGGGGATCTCCTTCCGAACCCGACCGCCGACGACCTTCTGGCCACCGCCTTCCATCGCAACACCCAAAACAACACCGAGGGCGGTACCGACGACGAGGAGTTCCGCACCGTCGCCGTCCTCGACCGCGTCAACACCACCTGGACCGTCTGGCAGGCCAGCACCTTCGGATGCGCCCAATGTCACGACCATCCCTACGACCCCATTCCCCATCGGGACTACTACCGGTTTGCCGCCTTCTTCAACAACACCGAGGACTGCGACCAGAACGACGATTATCCCCGGATCCTCTTCCCACGCGATGACGAGCGGCGCGAGGAGGGGGTGGCCTGGCAGCGCCAGATCCGTTCCCTGCGCGAGTCGCTCAACGATGAGGCCCTCGCCGTGGTGCGGACCGTGACCGACTGGAAACCCGTGGTCCCGACATCCGCCGTCGCCAGTGGCGGCACGGTCACCGTCGGAGACGATGGCCGCCTCGAAGCCGAAGGCACCCTCCCGGTCAAGGTGACCTACACCCTCTCCGCCCCTGTCGTGCCGGGACTGACCGCCCTGCGCCTCAACATCGACCCCTTGAACGGTGACCCGAAGAGTGCCCCGGAACGCGGCCAGGCGTTCTCGAAGATCACCCTGGCCCTGGTGCTGCCCGGATCCACCAACCAGCCGGTCGCCCTGAAGGAGGTGGTCGTGGATTACTTCGCCGGACCGCTGAACCCGGACGGCATCCTCGCCGGGGGCGGTGGCTTCGGCAGTTACCCCGTCATGACCACCTCCCGACAGGGGGTGCTTCTCCTGGAAAAGCCCCTCGAGGCGCCCTCGGATGCCACCCTGGAAATCGTCCTGGATCATGGCATCGCCTCCAACAGCGGCGTTCAGGGTTGTCCGCTCAGGCGCTTCGCCCTCTCCGCCTCCACCGATCCCAAATTATCCGCCCTGGCCCGCGACGCCGAACGCCTCGATCGCTGGCAGGCTCTCGCCGACTTGCGGGACCGGGTGAAGGACATCCCGGGCACCCGCGTGCCCGTCATGGTCGAACGCGTCGAGGCAGCCCGTCGGGAAACCCGGGTGTTCGTCCGCGGCAACCGGACCACCCTCGACGAAAAGGTGGAACCCGGCGTCCCCAACATCCTCCGCCCCCCGGCCACCGAAGGTCCGATGAGCCGGCTCGACATGGCCCGCTGGCTGGTGGGGGACCAGAATCCGCTGACCGCCCGGGTGCTGGCCAACCGGCTCTGGGCGGAGCTGATGGGCCGGGGCATCGTGGAAACCCTCGAGGATTTCGGGGCCAGCGGCGCCCAGCCCACCCATCCTGAATTGCTCGACCACCTCGCCCTGCGACTCCGCGACGATTGGGGGTGGTCCTTCAAGCGGTTCCTGCGGGAAATCGCCCTCTCCTCGACCTACGCCCAGAGTGCCCGCGTCACTCCGCGGCTGGCGGAACGGGACCCCGGCAACCGGTTCTATGCTCGCGGGCCCCGGGTGCGGCTGACGGCCGAAATGGTGCGGGACCAGGCGCTCGCCCTGTCCGGCTCGCTCGCCTCCAAGGCGTTTGGCCCGCCAGTTTATCCTCCCCAGCCCGACGGCGTCTGGAGCACGGTGTACAGCGGGGATCAATGGAACACCTCGACCGGTGCCGACCGCTTCCGCCGCGCGGTGTACACCTACCAGAAACGCACCAGCGGTTACCCGGTGTTCCTCACCTTCGACGCCCCCACCCGGGATGCCTGCACGGCGCGGCGCCTGCCCAGCAACACCCCCCTCCAGGCCCTCGCCCTCCTGAACGACCCCGCCTTCATCGAAATGGCCCAGTCCCTCGCCAACCGCATGGAAGCAGCGGGCGACCATCCGGCGGAACAAATCCAATACGCCTGCCGGCAGCTCCTCCTCGAACCTCCGCCGAAGTCCATGGTCGACACCTTGCTCACCCTGTACCGCGGCGCCCTGGACGAGTTCCACGCCAACCCGCATACCTTCGAGAAACTCGGCCCCACCCCGGAGCGGGCCGCACTCGTCCTGGTGGCCAGCACCCTCTTCAATCTCGATCTCGCTCTCAACCGCTGACCGCCGACCGCACCGCCATGAATCCCGCCGATCCGCTGTTGACCCGTGAGCAGTTGCTCCATCACACCCGCCGGCATTTCCTGCGCGACTGCGCCAGCGGCCTCGGCGCCCTCTGGCTGGCCACCACCGCCGGCCGCGCCTGGGGCGCCTCCGGCGTCAGCCAACGCGACCCCGCCCGTCCGCTCCTGCCCGTGGACCCGCCCCTGCCGGCCCGGGCGAAGCGCGTCATCTACCTCCACATGGCCGGAGCGCCCAGCCAGCACGAACTGTTCGACTACAAGCCCGAACTCGCCAAGCTCGATGGCAGGGACTGTCCCCCTTCACTCCTCGCCGGCCAGCAGTTCGCCTTCATCCAGGGCGTCCCCAAGTTGCTCGGACCCCAGTTCCCCTTCCAACGGCATGGCCAGAGCGGACAGTGGGTCTCCGACCGGCTGCCCCACTTCGCCTCGGTGGTGGACGACGTCTGCTTCATCAAGTCGATGGTCACCGACCAGTTCAATCATGGCCCGGCCCAGTTGCTCATGCACACCGGCACCCAGAATCCCGGGGCGGCCAGTGCCGGAGCCTGGGCCACTTACGGACTGGGTTCCGAAAACCAAAACCTC
This DNA window, taken from Verrucomicrobiia bacterium, encodes the following:
- a CDS encoding PSD1 domain-containing protein, which codes for MSPLVRLAVTAAAWAWTRFAIAASTFSAPAPGATTDFNRDIRPLFTQHCTACHGGVKAAGRISFVYRDKAIAVGRSREPAILPGDPDGSEVIRRITSSDPGERMPPPDHGPALSESEIATLRRWILDGAPWSEHWSFVPPQDPPEPEVSDPSWISVPADRFILARLDAERLRPSPEAGPAEWLRRVTLDLTGLPPSPWEFQEYVEDRRENPSQARKRVVDRLLASPRFGERWAAMWLDLARYSDTYGYEKDPHRDIWPWRDWVIRAFNDDLPFDQFTVRQLAGDLLPNPTADDLLATAFHRNTQNNTEGGTDDEEFRTVAVLDRVNTTWTVWQASTFGCAQCHDHPYDPIPHRDYYRFAAFFNNTEDCDQNDDYPRILFPRDDERREEGVAWQRQIRSLRESLNDEALAVVRTVTDWKPVVPTSAVASGGTVTVGDDGRLEAEGTLPVKVTYTLSAPVVPGLTALRLNIDPLNGDPKSAPERGQAFSKITLALVLPGSTNQPVALKEVVVDYFAGPLNPDGILAGGGGFGSYPVMTTSRQGVLLLEKPLEAPSDATLEIVLDHGIASNSGVQGCPLRRFALSASTDPKLSALARDAERLDRWQALADLRDRVKDIPGTRVPVMVERVEAARRETRVFVRGNRTTLDEKVEPGVPNILRPPATEGPMSRLDMARWLVGDQNPLTARVLANRLWAELMGRGIVETLEDFGASGAQPTHPELLDHLALRLRDDWGWSFKRFLREIALSSTYAQSARVTPRLAERDPGNRFYARGPRVRLTAEMVRDQALALSGSLASKAFGPPVYPPQPDGVWSTVYSGDQWNTSTGADRFRRAVYTYQKRTSGYPVFLTFDAPTRDACTARRLPSNTPLQALALLNDPAFIEMAQSLANRMEAAGDHPAEQIQYACRQLLLEPPPKSMVDTLLTLYRGALDEFHANPHTFEKLGPTPERAALVLVASTLFNLDLALNR